Within Falco cherrug isolate bFalChe1 chromosome 12, bFalChe1.pri, whole genome shotgun sequence, the genomic segment GAAGGAGCAAGACTCAGATGCCGGAATAAAACACTAGACAAGGTCTGCTGGCTTGGACTGAGAATGGTGAATAAAGCAAAACCTATGTAGGTTGGGCTGCTTCAGATTAAACATGTGGCATAATAAACGAGTGCAATCAGCCTGGTAGATAGGCGCTGTGAGGGCTGTAATACTGGCTACTATGGCCAGCTGGAAGAAGGGCATTCACTCTGAGTTTATAAACTGCTCTTTCACATTTATGCTTGTTGTTTGCTAGAGCTGCAGTTCTTTTAGCGGCACCTCACTCGCCCAGCTGGTCTGTGACAGCTGTAGCATGTAATAACTGATCAGCAGCGAAGCAGGGGCTTAGcaccaggcagtgctgcaggagaggaatCACAGTCATCCAGTGCCCTTGGCTTAGCACCCAATGTGGACCTTCAGTCTGGGAACgctgccttttgttttctggtttgtgtttgaatggaattcttcctcttttctcgGTTGTATACAGGGTCTAATCTCCTCGGTTGATGGAGAGTGGTCTGGTATGTTTTTAAATCTCCGTCACCTCATTTTGGGGGCTATGGTAAAGAGCATGttcttccagaaaaatattcatcttctgttttattacaTGAACTCCAGCAACTGGATCCTGCTTACCTTGTATTGCTTAGCGCATTGGTCTGGGTTTAATCTCGGTGATATTACTAAATTTATGGGAAGGAGGTGTGTTAGCCGCTGCGAGTAAGAGAATCTGCAGCTGGTCCCGTGGGAGTAGTGATGATCATcgatttttattttcttttagcttcTCTCAGTCCCATTGTGTCTTCTGAAAGTAAAGTTTGAGACCATAGCCAACGGGgcttgttggtttgttttttttattgttgttgttgtttaggTGCCTCTGGAAGGGTCAGCTCTTCAGTGCAAGCTGCCGTGTCCAGTTGAGCTGCAGCATTCATAAAGGAAAATGCTAACAGGGCACCGCAGAGCAGGGTCAGACGTTCACTGTGCAGAGAACTCTGGCAGCCTCCCAGGAACAAGGGAGTTTgcttgcagagaagcagcacctCTGCCGTGAGCACGTTTCCTGGGCGCTCCAGTTTACCTGTCGCCAGCgtttgggggtttggtggtGTTGCTGGTTTTAGGATTTGGGACTCACAGGAGTTTGGTTTGCTCTTTAATTTTCAGATTGGCCGCTTGGTCATTGGGCAGAATGGCATTCTGTCCACCCCTGCGGTGTCCTGCATCATCAGGAAAATCAAAGCCATTGGTGGAATCATTCTGACAGCCAGCCACAACCCCGGTGGGCCCAGTGGAGATTTTGGCATTAAATTCAATATTGCCAATGGAGGTAAGGTCgcttggtttgttttgatttactttgtttctgtttgacTGTTTCTTGTGTTGACCCTGAGGAACCTAATTTAACTGTCTTTAACATCACAGAGATTCAGTGCCCTAAGCAGTGGGCTTCCCTAAATGGAGCAAGTGACTGATCTGCTCCCCTCGTACCCTGATATTCCTGTCCTCGGGAGGTATTCCCAGCCCCAGGTCTTTTGCTGTACTTCTGAAGTATACTCCTTTCGCAGGCTGATTCTTTAATGCCTTCCCCCATTTATGGCATAAAATATGCCCATTTTATCTTGCAGGCCCTGCTCCTGAAGGTATCACAGATAAAATTTTCCAAATCAGCAAGAAAATTGAGGAGTATGCAATCTGCCCAGATCTCCACGTGGACCTGAGCACCATTGGGAAACAGCAGTTCGACTTGGAGAACAAATTTAAACCATTTACAGGTAAACAACTGTTCTTCTTGGGAAGTTTCCTTTTGGGTAGAGTTAGCCCATAAACAGGCAAAGACATCTGGTGCTTCTGAAGGACAGACGAGGCCATTCTGACCTCTCCTCACCTGTCGGAGAACCCAAGCAAGGACATTGCTCCTGGTCACGCGGGTGGcatcctggctttttttttggcctGCATCGCATGTTTTATAGACACTTTAATTATATCATTGTTTCTGTCCTATGAAAGGTGGTTGTTACGAAATGGATAGGTAAATCTGATCCATCAAACTTCACTAAAATTAGAGACTTTGTCTGTAAGGCTACCATTAACATGTACTTGCAAAACAGACAACTCTGCAGTTAAAGTGCCTTTTCCTGGTTTAAAAACTATAGTGTTAGTGTTtaatctttgatttttttttccccatggttTCACATATAAAAGCTGCCTCTGTGAGTAGGAAAGCCATGTCACACGTGACTTCTGTCAGTCAGCAGTGAAAgatgaaaatgcattaaaagaagACTTGAAAAACGCTTACTGTGCGTATTTTTTACCATCTCCTGGTGACTTATGCTTATaattaaaacaacaataaaTCAAAGATCATAAAAGTTGGTGTTTCTCAGTCCCCATTTCTGTATAGTGGAATTTTTATGTTAATGGGGTTTTCAGGGCTCTAACTTTATATTGCCTGTTAGTTGCAAAGGTGCAACTTTTTCAGACTATTAGGTGCACAGTTCCCATCGACTTTGGAAATTGGAGATCAgtttttgtatgtatgtatattacttttttccccttttcctttaaTCTCCACTCTCCCAGTAAGTGGAGTGGGACTGAGCCCTCTTGAAAGAAGTCCAGGAAGCCATAGCAGTGATTGTCTTAAGGGTTTTGTTGGTCTGTTTGGTCTGTAACCTGGTTAGCCGTGACAGCCCGTAATTAAATTCTTAATATAGGACCATTACTGTTGTCCTTGTGAAATGATTCTATGGGATGTTCAAAGGCTCTGTGCTGAGCCCTGGCCCTTTGCACTAGGGACTGTCAGCACTGTGCCATGTGTagcaaaattacatttctgcaaAGATTTCAGACTGTGAGAGCTGGTctctatttactttttttttttttttcccagtggaaaTTGTGGACTCGGTAGAAGCTTATGCAAATATGCTCAGGAACATCTTTGACTTCAATGCATTAAAGGAACTGCTTTCAGGGAAAAACCACCTCAAGATTCGCATAGACGCTATGCATGGAGGTATGGCTGGGCTTAGGTTTGGGACATTGTGGGTGGCTGGGTGTCCTTGGGGCTTTGCCACCTACTTCAGagggaaagctttttttctggaattccTATACAACACCTCTaaatttgggttttgttttgtaacatCCTGCATTTTGCAGGCAAAGTTTTTATGgctttacattattttcttttttcaaatgtttgatCTCAGGAGTTGACCTAGGGCAGAAATATcagtggggttttggggggatGCTGTGTGGCTCACACATGTCAATCCATGGTTGAGAGGCAGAGCCGGTTAGCACTGATGGTGTGGTCAGAGCTGCCCTGGTAGACTTAATATCAGTGTCCCATGGAGGTCACAGCAGTTAGGCAAATATCTGCCCATAGAAATTTCAGTACAAAAATGGGGCTGTTGGActgttttatataaattaaCATACAAGCCAAGCTTGTGAGTCTCTTTACCATAGACATTTTTAGGAGCACCCTAGCTTTCTTACCATCTTGTTTCTCTTGTCTCCAGACCATTCCCATTCCTATGCtcacttactttttttttattgtctacATCATTAGTgtttgagagcagtaaatccTGTTGTACTGCTGGATATCTGTGAATCACACatgtattttgttctgttatATGGGGCTGTCATACTCACACCTCTGTGCACCTGGGGCATAAGCCCTTCACAGTGGGATCCTGGCTCATGCGCTGAGCCCCTGGCATAGGCTTATCCTCACTTCTAAACCCGTGAGTGGTTTCAGTTATTTAGTGGGACAGCCCCTCAGCTGAAGAGCTTGCTTTGGCAGGAACTTGTGTGTCTGGATAAGAGCAAGCTTAAGCACACCTTTGTGCTGCTTGAGGCTTTTGATGTGAGCACTTGTGCTTTAGTACAATAAACCACATAAACTGGCCCAAACCCAGAAGACCAGAGGCCTGGCTGGTTATGTGGCTGGTGCAGAGCTGACTGAGGGCAGAGCTGACTCATTTCCATGTTTTGCCGTGATAGTTGTGGGCCCTTATGTAAAAAAGATCCTGTGTGAGGAGCTTGGAGCCCCAGCAAATTCAGCTGTGAACTGCACCCCGCTGGAGGACTTTGGTGGCCACCATCCCGACCCCAACTTAACCTACGCTGCTGACCTGGTCCAGACCATGAAAACAGGAGAGTATGACTTTGGAGCTGCCTTTGATGGAGATGGGGTAAGTGGGCTCTTCTGTATTCACCTTTTTTGCCCCTTGGTCAGCTGTGGGGGAGTGACTGCTCAGCTGCTTTTAagcagaggaggatggaggTTGAAgacctattttattttttcaccccctccctctcccccttctGTAACTGTGAATGGAAATGAACCACTTGCTGCAGTTTGCCACTGTGGCAATAGTTGGCTACTGTGTTAATAATGCAGTCCAAACtgtatttaaatagttttaaaggcTGTGAGAAATCAGCAGGAAGGTGCAATGCTATACAGGTGTTGCTATTTAACTTTCTCAAactctgtatttatttcagtgcagtCAAAAAATCGCTGTGAGTTGTTGGGTTTATAGGCTGCGCCTGCcaagtagaacaacttctgCCACTGCAGCCTCTCTGTGCTAAGTGGGGATGAGAGCTGTTTCTCTCTTGTCTTCACCAGGATCGCAACATGATTCTTGGGAAACACGGCTTCTTTGTGAACCCCTCCGACTCTGTTGCTGTCATCGCTGCCAATATTTTCAGTATCCCTTATTTCCAGCAGACCGGCGTCCGTGGCTTTGCCCGGAGCATGCCCACCAGCGGGGCTCTCGATAGGTAGCACTACTTCTGTGtgtggtgggagaggggaggggagcccTGCGAGGAGGGGTCTGTCCCTTTTTTGTGGTTTAACACATGTCTGTGGCGGGGAGTGAGTGCATGGTCCCCCTGAAGGGTGAAGcggtgccagggctgctgcggGCTGGCTGCCAGGGGAGGCAGTGAAGTTTAATGAATTAAATCCTGTTTGGGgacatggcagagctgggctctgctcttGGCTCTTTCTCTTTGCTACAGCTAAGCCCAAACAAATGATCCTCCccacctttttatttattttgtttatttgagaGTGATACTTTCTTTGTTAAATGCTTTGAGATCTACAACTTAAATCACTTTAGGAAAGCTATGTGTTTTATATCTATCCTTCAGTTGCGCATCCCACCCATTTCCCAAATGTTACACTGGGATAAAATAAGAGGATTGCTGCACAAAGAAT encodes:
- the PGM1 gene encoding phosphoglucomutase-1 isoform X2 — protein: MRNSFEIGRLVIGQNGILSTPAVSCIIRKIKAIGGIILTASHNPGGPSGDFGIKFNIANGGPAPEGITDKIFQISKKIEEYAICPDLHVDLSTIGKQQFDLENKFKPFTVEIVDSVEAYANMLRNIFDFNALKELLSGKNHLKIRIDAMHGVVGPYVKKILCEELGAPANSAVNCTPLEDFGGHHPDPNLTYAADLVQTMKTGEYDFGAAFDGDGDRNMILGKHGFFVNPSDSVAVIAANIFSIPYFQQTGVRGFARSMPTSGALDRVAHATKIALYETPTGWKFFGNLMDANKLSLCGEESFGTGSDHIREKDGLWAVLAWLSILATRKQSVEDIMKDHWQKYGRNFFTRYDYEEVDADAANKMMKDLETVMFDRSFVGKQLSCGDKVYTVEKADNFEYSDPVDGSISRNQGLRLIFSDGSRIIFRLSGTGSAGATVRLYIDSYEKDAQKIHEDPQVMLAPLISIALKLSQLHERTGRTGPTVIT